ATCGGCGTGTGCGGAGCCCGGCAGAGCGGCAGCGGTGGCGGCCCCGGCGACGGCGAGGGTGGCTGCGGTGCGGGCGGCAGTGCCGGTGTACGGGCGCTGCCTGGGTTTCCGGTGCGCTGCCACGAGGGCGTGCGTCCTTCCTGACGACTGCCCGACGGGGACTACCGGCGGGCCCGCCCGAGGTCCGGCGGCGGGTCGCCAACAGGGGGAGCGGCCCACCGCCGGATCTCTCGGCGGGGTGACCGGCCTGCCGTCCGGGTGCGGAGCGGCGGTGAAGCCGGTCACCTGCTCAGCGACGCTAAACCCGGGGCACGGGGAAGAGTCGTAATGAAGTCTATTGCCCGAATTTGGCGTGGCATTGTCGCCGTTTGATCGGCGGAACTGCACCAGAGTCAGGCAATTGGTGCAGGCGCGAGCGAAGTGACAGGAAGCCGCCCCTGCCTGCGGAGTGGTGATATGGCGAGGACTACGCTGCGGACCCATGGACGTACTCATCAATGTCTTCGTCGCCCTGCACATCATCGGCATCGCCTCTCTGCTGGGCGGTTTCCTGACCCAGATGAAGGCGATGGGTGCGGGCACGGCCCGGTTCGTCCCGGCGATGCTGCACGGGGCGCTGACCATGCTGGTCACCGGTGTCGTGCTGGTCGGGCTCAACGAGGCCGACGACCACCATGTGAACAACATCAAGATCGGCGTGAAGCTGCTGCTCCTGGTCGTGATCCTCGCGCTCGTCTACGTCAAGCGGGACGAGGAGAAGGTCGACAAGGGCGCCTTCGCGACCGTGGGCGCACTGACGCTCGCCAACATCTTCATCGCCACGCTCTGGACCTGAGCCGTCCCCCTCGACTCCTTGCGCGGCGCGAGCCCCTGCCGGAGCGTCCGGCAGGGGCTCGTCGCTGTCCTGGGCGAGCGGTACTACGCCGGCCGCACGCTGCCGTAGATCGGCATGTAGTAGATCGACTCCTCGCGCACGTTCGCACCCGGCTTCGGCGCGTGGATCATCATCCCGTCGCCCTTGTAGATGCCGACGTGGCTGATGTCGTCGTAGAAGAAGACGAGGTCGCCCGGCTTCAGATCCGCCGTCGCGATGCGGGTGCCTATCTTCACCTGGTCCCAGGTGGTGCGCGGGATGTCGACGCCCGCGGCCTTCCACGCGGCCTGGGTGAGCCCGGAGCAGTCGTACGAGGACGGGCCGGTCGCGCCCCAGACGTACGGCTTGCCGATCTGCGCCGCGGCGAAGGCGAGGACCTTCTCCGCCTTGGTGGTGGCGGTGCTGTCCGAGCCGGTCCCGGCCCCCGTGCCCGTTTCCGTACCGCTGCCGGTCCCCGCCTCCTCGGCGGCCTCCGCGGCCTTGCGGGCCGCCTCCACCTTGGCCGCGGCCTGCTGCTGGGCCAGTTCCTCCGCCTTGCGCCTGGCCTCCGCCTCCTTCTTGCGCTCCAGCTCCGCGAGCCGCGCCTTCTCCTCGGCCGTCAGCTTCGACAGCATCGCGCGCGCCTCGCCCAGCTTCTTCTGGACGTTCTCCTTGCTGGTGCGCAGCGTGGTCTGGGTCGCGGTCAGCGTCTCCAGGCTCTGCACCGCCTCTGCACGCTTCTTCGACGCCTTGGCCTGCTGCGTACGGAAGTCCGTGACCGCCTTCTGCTGCTGACCGGTCATCCGGCTCATCAGCTGGCTCTGGTCGAAGTACGACTGCGGGTCGTCGGCAAGGAAGAAGGTGGCGCTCGGCGCGATGGAGCCGCTGCGGTACTGCGCGGCCGCGTAGGCACCGAGCGTCCTGCGGGCCTCGTTGAGCTTGTCCGCGCGCTCGGCCACGTCCTCCAGCAGGTTGTCGACCTTGGTGCGCTGGCTGGTGGAGGCCTCCTTGGCCTGGTTGTACTGCTGGGTCGCGGTGCCCGCCTGCCGGTAGAGGTCGTCGACCTTCTTCTGGACGTCCTCGATGCTGGGCTTGGGTGCGGGGGCGGCCGTGGCGCTCTGCGTGGAGAGCAGGGTCACGGACGCCAGTGCCGCGGTCGTGAGCCCGACGGCCGGTGCGGTGGTGCGCATTCGGGTGCGCGGTTTGCGATGCGACGCCAAGGCCGGCATCTCCTTCCGTGGACCGCCTACCGGGTTAGCTGTCGGGTTCGGGCGGAACGGAAGGCTGCCCTACGGTCCGAGTGGGGATCAGGACCGATTCACCCCGGTGGTGCGTGTGGGTCCCCGGTTCCGAACTTCCACGAGGGCAGCCCGGATTCGGCGTGGGCGCCCGCTCGGCGTGGTTCGCCTCAGGGAGGTACGGGCGGCCCGGTCGAGCACGCTAGCCAACCCGTGGTGCCGCTGTGAAGGTCGATGTTCGATATGCCCGATACATTTTCGTGACCTTGGCGATGCGGGGCGGCAGGGACGGGCTAGGACCCTCAATTCCTCACGCGGCGTGGGTGTGTGCTCTCGTTGTGTGCATGCTGGCCGGGTGCGGTTCGCCATGCGGCCCACGTGTGTCGGTGCGGCGGCCTAGACTCGACAAGCGATGAGCAGCCTCTTTGACGACAGTTTCCTGGCCGGCCTCCAACACTCGGAGGAAGAGCCCCCGCCACCCCCCGAGGACTCCGCACCCGAAGCGGTGCCGGAGGACCTCTTCGCGGGCGTGTTCGACGGGCCCCCGCCGCCCAGGGACGCGTACTACCGCGACGGCGCGCACCGCCCCGCCATCGACCCCGCGGCGCTCCTCGACGGGCTGAACACCGAACAGCGCGCCGCCGTGGTCCACGCGGGCTCCCCGCTGCTCATCGTCGCCGGAGCGGGCTCCGGCAAGACCCGCGTGCTGACCCACCGGATCGCCCACCTCCTCGCCGAGCGCGGCGTGCACCCCGGCCAGATCCTCGCGATCACCTTCACCAACAAGGCCGCGGGCGAGATGAAGGAGCGCGTCGAGCAGCTCGTAGGACCGCGCGCCAACGCCATGTGGGTCATGACCTTCCACAGCGCGTGCGTACGGATCCTGCGCCGCGAGTCGAAGAGGCTCGGCTTCACCTCGTCGTTCTCGATCTACGACGCCGCCGACTCCAAGCGCCTGATGGCGCTGGTCTGCCGCGATCTGGACCTCGACCCGAAGCGCTTCCCGCCGAAGTCGTTCACGGCCAAGGTCTCCAACCTGAAGAACGAGCTGATCGACGAGGAGACCTTCGCGGGACAGGCCGCGGACGGCTTCGAGAAGACCCTCGCCCAGGCCTATGCGATGTACCAGTCCCGGCTGCGCGAGGCCAACGCGCTTGACTTCGACGACATCATCATGACGACGGTCCACCTGCTCCAGGCGTTCCCCGACGTCGCCGAGCACTACCGCCGCCGCTTCCGGCACGTCCTGGTCGACGAGTACCAGGACACCAACCACGCCCAGTACACCCTCGTACGCGAACTGGTCGGCCCGGCGGGCGAGGCCGACGCCCCCGCCGAGCTGTGCGTGGTGGGTGACGCGGACCAGTCGATCTACGCCTTCCGCGGCGCGACCATCCGCAACATCCTCCAGTTCGAGGAGGACTACCCGAACGCGACCACGATCCTCCTGGAGCAGAACTACCGCTCCACGCAGACGATCCTGTCCGCCGCCAACGCCGTCATCGAGCGCAACGAGAGCCGGCGCCCCAAGAACCTCTGGACCAACGCCGGTACGGGCGCCCGGATCACCGGCTACGTAGCCGACACCGAGCACGACGAGGCGCAGTTCGTCGCCGACGAGATCGACCGGCTGACCGACGCGGGCGACGCCAAGGCGGGCGATGTCGCGATCTTCTACCGTACGAACGCGCAGTCCCGCGTCTTCGAAGAGATCTTCATCCGCGTCGGCCTGCCCTACAAGGTCGTCGGCGGCGTGCGCTTCTACGAGCGCAAGGAGGTCCGGGACGTCCTGGCCTACCTCCGGGTCCTCGCCAACCCCGAGGACACCGTCCCGCTGCGCCGCATCCTCAACGTGCCCAAGCGCGGCATCGGCGACCGGGCCGAGGCGATGATCGACGCGCTGTCCCTGCGGGAGAAGATCACCTTCCCGCAGGCGCTGCGCCGGGTCGACGAGGCGTACGGCATGGCGGCCCGGTCGGCCAACGCCGTCAAGCGGTTCAACACGCTGATGGAGGAGCTGCGCACGATCGTCGAGTCCGGCGCGGGCCCGGCGGTGGTGCTGGAGGCCGTACTGGAACGCACGGGCTATCTCGCCGAGCTCCAGGCGTCCACCGACCCGCAGGACGAGACCCGCATCGAGAACCTCCAGGAACTCGCCGCCGTGGCCCTCGAATTCGAGCAGGAGCGCGGCGAGGCGGGCGAGGAGGGCGCGGGCACGCTCGCCGAATTCCTGGAGCGGGTCGCGCTCGTCGCCGACTCCGACCAGATCCCCGACGAGGACGAGGACGGCTCCGGCGTCATCACGCTGATGACGCTGCACACGGCGAAGGGCCTCGAATTCCCGGTGGTCTTCCTGACCGGCATGGAGGACGGCGTCTTCCCGCACATGCGGGCGCTCGGCCAGGTCAAGGAGCTGGAGGAGGAACGGCGGCTCGCGTACGTCGGCATCACCCGGGCCCGCGAGCGGCTCTATCTGACCCGGGCCGCGATGCGCAGCGCGTGGGGGCAGCCCTCGTACAACCCGCCGTCGCGGTTCCTGGAGGAGATCCCGGACCAGCACCTGGAGTGGAAGCGGACCGGACCGATGGCGGCTCCGGCCGGGCCGACGTCGGGGATCACCTCGTCGCTGTCCTCCTCGCGTTCGCGCTCCGGCCCCTCGGGCTTCGCGACCCGGCGGACCTCGGACAAGCCGACGATCACGCTCGTGGTCGGGG
This sequence is a window from Streptomyces sp. NBC_01217. Protein-coding genes within it:
- a CDS encoding C40 family peptidase; protein product: MPALASHRKPRTRMRTTAPAVGLTTAALASVTLLSTQSATAAPAPKPSIEDVQKKVDDLYRQAGTATQQYNQAKEASTSQRTKVDNLLEDVAERADKLNEARRTLGAYAAAQYRSGSIAPSATFFLADDPQSYFDQSQLMSRMTGQQQKAVTDFRTQQAKASKKRAEAVQSLETLTATQTTLRTSKENVQKKLGEARAMLSKLTAEEKARLAELERKKEAEARRKAEELAQQQAAAKVEAARKAAEAAEEAGTGSGTETGTGAGTGSDSTATTKAEKVLAFAAAQIGKPYVWGATGPSSYDCSGLTQAAWKAAGVDIPRTTWDQVKIGTRIATADLKPGDLVFFYDDISHVGIYKGDGMMIHAPKPGANVREESIYYMPIYGSVRPA
- the pcrA gene encoding DNA helicase PcrA, with amino-acid sequence MSSLFDDSFLAGLQHSEEEPPPPPEDSAPEAVPEDLFAGVFDGPPPPRDAYYRDGAHRPAIDPAALLDGLNTEQRAAVVHAGSPLLIVAGAGSGKTRVLTHRIAHLLAERGVHPGQILAITFTNKAAGEMKERVEQLVGPRANAMWVMTFHSACVRILRRESKRLGFTSSFSIYDAADSKRLMALVCRDLDLDPKRFPPKSFTAKVSNLKNELIDEETFAGQAADGFEKTLAQAYAMYQSRLREANALDFDDIIMTTVHLLQAFPDVAEHYRRRFRHVLVDEYQDTNHAQYTLVRELVGPAGEADAPAELCVVGDADQSIYAFRGATIRNILQFEEDYPNATTILLEQNYRSTQTILSAANAVIERNESRRPKNLWTNAGTGARITGYVADTEHDEAQFVADEIDRLTDAGDAKAGDVAIFYRTNAQSRVFEEIFIRVGLPYKVVGGVRFYERKEVRDVLAYLRVLANPEDTVPLRRILNVPKRGIGDRAEAMIDALSLREKITFPQALRRVDEAYGMAARSANAVKRFNTLMEELRTIVESGAGPAVVLEAVLERTGYLAELQASTDPQDETRIENLQELAAVALEFEQERGEAGEEGAGTLAEFLERVALVADSDQIPDEDEDGSGVITLMTLHTAKGLEFPVVFLTGMEDGVFPHMRALGQVKELEEERRLAYVGITRARERLYLTRAAMRSAWGQPSYNPPSRFLEEIPDQHLEWKRTGPMAAPAGPTSGITSSLSSSRSRSGPSGFATRRTSDKPTITLVVGDRVTHDQFGLGTVTAVEGVGDQAKATVDFGDERPKKLLLRYAPVEKL